In Pseudochaenichthys georgianus chromosome 6, fPseGeo1.2, whole genome shotgun sequence, a single window of DNA contains:
- the c6h11orf24 gene encoding uncharacterized protein C11orf24 homolog, which yields MSPSPSLCLHLPLLLLLLHTSCASAPVPEKEPEAQPSATPANGTTGCVNCGGSKNETDVQVNKQPEDRLEELSLDQSPSINPTLNIPVVSSTPLSRSSEGKQSQPAFPTPAAYLRPITSTARTAPITSSARTAPITSTARTAPSTSTARTAPITSSARTAPITSTARTAPSTSSARTAPITSSARTAPSTSSADTAPAIARNVNQTTLPATSHHTSTIPTAPPQTTTQTTPFMITSTTTPTTTTPPPPTTTTTPPPPTTPPPFSTAAASNPATTIKTTTTLPKANTTLTVTTTKGTQQTKAPNSAAPPPLQTSLPKETTTVTVSSTTTEKNKGPVAFGTVVEVAVSPLTLQLVDTASLLSVLLFGLLFFLVSVAVFVTQAYESYRRKDYTQVDYLINGMYTDSGV from the exons aTGTCCCCGTCTCCCTCGCTGTGTCTGCACCTTCccctcctgctgctgcttctccaCACCTCGTGTGCCTCTGCCCCGGTTCCTGAAAAGGAGCCAGAGGCCCAGCCCAGCGCCACACCAGCTAACGGCACCACTGGAT GTGTTAATTGTGGTGGCAGTAAAAATGAAACCGACGTACAGGTGAATAAGCAGCCAGAAGACAGACTGGAGGAGTTGTCCCTCGACCAATCTCCATCCATCAACCCCACCTTAAACATCCCTGTAGTATCTTCAACTCCACTCAGCCGATCTTCAGAAGGAAAGCAATCACAGCCAGCATTCCCCACACCGGCTGCATACCTGAGGCCCATCACCAGCACTGCTCGTACTGCTCCCATCACCAGCTCTGCTCGTACTGCGCCCATCACCAGCACTGCTCGTACTGCGCCCAGCACCAGCACTGCTCGTACTGCGCCCATCACCAGCTCTGCTCGTACTGCTCCCATCACCAGCACTGCTCGTACTGCGCCCAGCACCAGCTCTGCTCGTACTGCGCCCATCACCAGCTCTGCTCGTACTGCGCCCAGCACCAGCTCTGCTGATACTGCGCCCGCAATTGCAAGGAATGTCAACCAAACCACTTTACCAGCGACTTCACATCACACCTCAACTATACCCACAGCACCTCCACAAACAACTACACAAACAACACCCTTCATGATAACATCAACGactacaccaacaacaacaactccaccaccaccaacaacaacaacaactccaCCACCACCAACAACACCACCACCCTTCTCCACAGCAGCAGCGTCAAACCCTGCAACAACTATAAAAACTACAACCACACTACCAAAAGCTAACACGACCCTTACGGTGACTACAACCAAAGGTACGCAACAGACGAAAGCCCCAAACTCTGCAGCGCCACCACCACTTCAGACGTCTTTACCCAAAGAGACCACCACCGTAACCGTCAGCAGCACCACTACTGAAAAGAACAAAGGGCCTGTTGCCTTTGGAACGGTGGTGGAGGTCGCCGTGTCGCCGTTGACCCTGCAGCTGGTGGACACGGCGTCTTTACTCTCCGTCTTGCTCTTTGGCCTGCTCTTCTTCTTGGTCTCGGTGGCCGTGTTCGTCACTCAGGCCTACGAGAGCTACCGGAGGAAGGACTACACCCAGGTGGACTACCTGATCAACGGCATGTACACAGACTCTGGGGTTTGA